The Saccharomyces cerevisiae S288C chromosome VII, complete sequence genome includes a region encoding these proteins:
- the CWH41 gene encoding mannosyl-oligosaccharide glucosidase (Processing alpha glucosidase I; ER type II integral membrane N-glycoprotein involved in assembly of cell wall beta 1,6 glucan and asparagine-linked protein glycosylation; also involved in ER protein quality control and sensing of ER stress) translates to MLISKSKMFKTFWILTSIVLLASATVDISKLQEFEEYQKFTNESLLWAPYRSNCYFGMRPRYVHESPLIMGIMWFNSLSQDGLHSLRHFATPQDKLQKYGWEVYDPRIGGKEVFIDEKNNLNLTVYFVKSKNGENWSVRVQGEPLDPKRPSTASVVLYFSQNGGEIDGKSSLAMIGHDGPNDMKFFGYSKELGEYHLTVKDNFGHYFKNPEYETMEVAPGSDCSKTSHLSLQIPDKEVWKARDVFQSLVSDSIRDILEKEETKQRPADLIPSVLTIRNLYNFNPGNFHYIQKTFDLTKKDGFQFDITYNKLGTTQSISTREQVTELITWSLNEINARFDKQFSFGEGPDSIESVEVKRRFALETLSNLLGGIGYFYGNQLIDRETEFDESQFTEIKLLNAKEEGPFELFTSVPSRGFFPRGFYWDEGFHLLQIMEYDFDLAFEILASWFEMIEDDSGWIAREIILGNEARSKVPQEFQVQNPNIANPPTLLLAFSEMLSRAIENIGDFNSDSYHQVMFNSRTAKFMTNNLEANPGLLTEYAKKIYPKLLKHYNWFRKSQTGLIDEYEEILEDEGIWDKIHKNEVYRWVGRTFTHCLPSGMDDYPRAQPPDVAELNVDALAWVGVMTRSMKQIAHVLKLTQDEQRYAQIEQEVVENLDLLHWSENDNCYCDISIDPEDDEIREFVCHEGYVSVLPFALKLIPKNSPKLEKVVALMSDPEKIFSDYGLLSLSRQDDYFGKDENYWRGPIWMNINYLCLDAMRYYYPEVILDVAGEASNAKKLYQSLKINLSNNIYKVWEEQGYCYENYSPIDGHGTGAEHFTGWTALVVNILGRF, encoded by the coding sequence ATGcttatttcaaaatctaaGATGTTTAAAACATTTTGGATACTAACCAGCATAGTTCTCCTGGCATCTGCCACCGTTGATATTAGTAAACTACAAGAATTCGAAGAATATCAAAAGTTCACGAATGAATCTTTACTGTGGGCACCGTATAGATCCAATTGTTACTTTGGTATGAGGCCCAGATATGTCCATGAAAGTCCACTAATTATGGGTATCATGTGGTTCAACAGTTTGAGTCAGGATGGCTTACATTCGTTAAGACATTTTGCAACGCCTCAGGATAAATTGCAAAAGTATGGTTGGGAAGTGTATGATCCAAGAATTGGTGGTAAAGAAgtttttattgatgaaaaaaataacttgAACTTGACTgtttattttgtaaagaGCAAGAACGGGGAAAATTGGTCAGTGAGAGTTCAAGGTGAGCCTTTGGATCCCAAGAGACCATCTACAGCATCTGTCGTATTGTACTTTAGTCAAAATGGTGGCGAGATAGATGGAAAATCTTCCTTAGCAATGATAGGTCATGACGGCCCTAATGACATGAAATTCTTCGGATATTCTAAAGAATTAGGCGAGTATCATCTTACAGTAAAGGACAATTTTGGTCACTACTTCAAAAATCCGGAATATGAAACCATGGAAGTAGCACCAGGAAGTGACTGCTCTAAAACAAGTCATTTATCACTTCAAATCCCGGATAAAGAAGTTTGGAAGGCTCGTGATGTTTTCCAATCTCTAGTTAGCGATTCGATACGTGATATActggaaaaggaagagaCAAAGCAGCGTCCTGCTGATTTAATACCAAGTGTTTTAACTATTAGAAATTTGTACAATTTTAATCCTGGtaattttcattatataCAAAAGACATTTGATTTGACCAAAAAAGATGGGTTCCAATTTGATATCACTTACAATAAACTTGGCACTACTCAAAGTATTTCCACCAGGGAACAAGTTACGGAGTTGATTACTTGGTCACTAAATGAGATAAACGCGCGTTTTGATAAGCAGTTTAGTTTTGGAGAAGGTCCCGACTCAATTGAAAGCGTGGAGGTCAAAAGAAGATTTGCTTTAGAGACGCTATCAAACCTATTAGGAGGAATCGGTTATTTCTATGGGAATCAACTAATTGATCGTGAAACAGAATTTGATGAGAGCCAGTTTACAGAGATCAAACTGCTGAATGCAAAAGAGGAAGGTCCATTTGAACTGTTTACCAGCGTTCCGAGCCGTGGCTTTTTCCCACGTGGATTCTATTGGGATGAAGGTTTCCATCTTCTACAAATTATGGAGTATGATTTTGACCTTGCCTTTGAAATCTTAGCGAGCTGGTTTGAAATGATCGAAGATGATAGTGGTTGGATTGCTAGAGAAATTATACTGGGTAATGAGGCAAGGAGTAAAGTTCCGCAGGAATTTCAGGTGCAAAATCCCAATATTGCTAATCCGCCAACTTTATTGCTAGCATTTAGTGAAATGCTTTCTAGGGCCATTGAAAACATCGGCGATTTCAACAGTGACAGCTACCACCAAGTCATGTTCAATAGTAGGACAGCCAAGTTTATGACGAACAATCTAGAAGCCAATCCTGGCTTGCTAACCGAATAtgccaagaaaatttatCCTAAGCTATTGAAGCACTATAATTGGTTCAGAAAATCTCAAACAGGACTTATTGATGAATATGAGGAAATAttggaagatgaaggaATATGGGATAAGATTCATAAGAACGAAGTTTATAGATGGGTTGGGCGTACCTTCACTCATTGTTTGCCAAGCGGTATGGATGACTATCCTAGAGCACAACCACCAGATGTAGCAGAATTGAACGTAGACGCATTAGCATGGGTGGGCGTTATGACAAGATCCATGAAGCAAATTGCTCACGTGTTGAAGTTAACACAGGACGAGCAAAGATATGCACAAATTGAGCAAGAGGTGGTCGAGAATCTGGATTTGTTACACTGGAGTGAAAATGACAATTGCTACTGTGATATTAGCATCGATCCAGAAGACGATGAGATTAGGGAGTTTGTATGTCATGAGGGTTACGTCTCCGTATTGCCCTTTGCATTGAAGCTAATCCCCAAAAACTCACCCAAGCTAGAGAAAGTAGTTGCTTTGATGAGTGACCcagaaaaaatcttttcagACTACGGGCTGTTATCACTATCGAGACAAGACGACTATTTCGGCAAGGATGAAAACTATTGGAGAGGCCCAATTTGGATGAATATTAATTACTTGTGTCTTGACGCAATGAGATACTACTACCCAGAGGTGATTCTCGACGTGGCTGGTGAGGCTAGCAATGCCAAGAAACTGTACCAAAGTTTAAAGATTAATCTCAGTAACAACATATACAAAGTTTGGGAAGAACAAGGTTATTGTTATGAAAATTACAGTCCGATAGATGGTCATGGTACTGGTGCTGAGCATTTCACAGGCTGGACAGCACTTGTTGTCAACATCCTTGGACGCTTCTGA
- the TRP5 gene encoding tryptophan synthase TRP5 (Tryptophan synthase; catalyzes the last step of tryptophan biosynthesis; regulated by the general control system of amino acid biosynthesis), whose amino-acid sequence MSEQLRQTFANAKKENRNALVTFMTAGYPTVKDTVPILKGFQDGGVDIIELGMPFSDPIADGPTIQLSNTVALQNGVTLPQTLEMVSQARNEGVTVPIILMGYYNPILNYGEERFIQDAAKAGANGFIIVDLPPEEALKVRNYINDNGLSLIPLVAPSTTDERLELLSHIADSFVYVVSRMGTTGVQSSVASDLDELISRVRKYTKDTPLAVGFGVSTREHFQSVGSVADGVVIGSKIVTLCGDAPEGKRYDVAKEYVQGILNGAKHKVLSKDEFFAFQKESLKSANVKKEILDEFDENHKHPIRFGDFGGQYVPEALHACLRELEKGFDEAVADPTFWEDFKSLYSYIGRPSSLHKAERLTEHCQGAQIWLKREDLNHTGSHKINNALAQVLLAKRLGKKNVIAETGAGQHGVATATACAKFGLTCTVFMGAEDVRRQALNVFRMRILGAKVIAVTNGTKTLRDATSEAFRFWVTNLKTTYYVVGSAIGPHPYPTLVRTFQSVIGKETKEQFAAMNNGKLPDAVVACVGGGSNSTGMFSPFEHDTSVKLLGVEAGGDGVDTKFHSATLTAGRPGVFHGVKTYVLQDSDGQVHDTHSVSAGLDYPGVGPELAYWKSTGRAQFIAATDAQALLGFKLLSQLEGIIPALESSHAVYGACELAKTMKPDQHLVINISGRGDKDVQSVAEVLPKLGPKIGWDLRFEEDPSA is encoded by the coding sequence ATGTCAGAACAACTCAGACAAACATTTGCTAACgctaaaaaagaaaacaggAACGCCTTGGTCACATTTATGACCGCAGGTTACCCAACAGTCAAAGACACTGTCCCTATTCTCAAGGGTTTCCAGGATGGTGGTGTAGATATCATCGAATTGGGTATGCCCTTCTCTGATCCAATTGCAGATGGTCCTACAATTCAATTATCTAATACTGTGGCTTTGCAAAACGGTGTTACCTTGCCTCAAACTCTAGAAATGGTCTCCCAAGCTAGAAATGAAGGTGTTACCGTACCCATAATCCTAATGGGTTACTATAACCCTATTCTAAACTACGGTGAAGAAAGATTTATTCAGGACGCTGCCAAGGCTGGTGCTAATGGTTTTATCATCGTCGATTTGCCACCAGAGGAGGCGTTGAAGGTCAGAAACTACATCAATGATAATGGTTTGAGCCTGATCCCACTAGTGGCTCCTTCTACCACCGACGAAAGATTGGAATTACTATCGCATATTGCCGATTCGTTTGTCTACGTTGTGTCTAGAATGGGTACTACTGGTGTTCAAAGTTCTGTGGCCAGTGATTTGGATGAACTCATCTCTAGAGTCAGAAAGTACACCAAGGATACTCCTTTGGCCGTTGGGTTTGGTGTCTCTACCAGAGAACATTTCCAATCAGTTGGTAGTGTTGCTGACGGTGTAGTGATTGGTTCCAAAATCGTCACATTATGTGGAGATGCTCCAGAGGGCAAAAGGTACGACGTTGCTAAGGAATATGTACAGGGAATTCTAAATGGTGCTAAGCATAAGGTTCTGTCCAAGGACGAATTCTTTGCCTTTCAAAAAGAGTCCTTGAAGTCCGCAAACGTTAAGAAGGAAATACTGGAcgaatttgatgaaaatcACAAGCACCCAATTAGATTTGGGGACTTTGGTGGTCAGTATGTCCCAGAAGCTCTTCATGCATGTCTAAGAGAGTTGGAAAAGGGTTTTGATGAAGCTGTCGCCGATCCCACATTCTGGGAAGACTTCAAATCCTTGTATTCTTATATTGGCCGTCCTTCTTCACTACACAAAGCTGAGAGATTAACTGAGCATTGTCAAGGTGCTCAAATCTGGTTGAAGAGAGAAGATCTTAACCACACGGGATCTCACAAGATCAACAATGCTTTAGCACAAGTTCTTCTAGCTAAAAGATTAGGCAAGAAGAACGTTATTGCTGAAACCGGTGCTGGTCAACACGGTGTTGCCACTGCCACTGCATGTGCTAAATTTGGCTTAACCTGTACTGTGTTCATGGGTGCAGAAGATGTTCGTCGCCAAGCTTTAAACGTCTTCAGAATGAGAATTCTCGGTGCTAAAGTAATTGCTGTTACTAATGGTACAAAGACTCTAAGAGACGCTACTTCAGAGGCATTCAGATTTTGGGTTACTAACTTGAAAACTACTTACTACGTCGTCGGTTCTGCCATTGGTCCTCACCCATATCCAACTTTGGTTAGAACTTTCCAAAGTGTCATTGGTAAAGAAACCAAGGAACAGTTTGCTGCCATGAACAATGGTAAATTACCTGACGCAGTTGTTGCATGTGTTGGGGGTGGTTCCAACTCTACAGGTATGTTTTCACCATTCGAGCATGATACTTCCGTTAAGTTATTGGGTGTGGAAGCCGGTGGTGATGGTGTAGATACAAAGTTCCACTCTGCTACTCTAACTGCCGGTAGACCTGGTGTCTTCCATGGTGTCAAGACTTATGTCTTGCAAGATAGTGATGGTCAAGTCCATGATACTCATTCTGTTTCTGCTGGGTTAGACTACCCAGGTGTCGGTCCAGAATTGGCATATTGGAAATCTACTGGCCGTGCTCAATTCATTGCAGCTACTGACGCTCAGGCTCTGCTTGGCTTTAAATTATTATCTCAATTAGAAGGTATTATTCCCGCTTTGGAATCTTCTCATGCTGTTTATGGCGCTTGCGAATTGGCTAAGACGATGAAGCCTGATCAACATTTGGTTATCAATATTTCTGGTAGAGGTGATAAAGATGTCCAAAGTGTCGCTGAAGTCTTGCCGAAATTAGGTCCAAAGATAGGTTGGGATTTGAGATTCGAAGAAGACCCATCTGCCTAA